One Brassica napus cultivar Da-Ae chromosome C4, Da-Ae, whole genome shotgun sequence genomic region harbors:
- the LOC106396346 gene encoding uncharacterized protein LOC106396346, with translation MAIAGLQNILAINSSFPRDTRQMETEGRPGVRASSLLQMWRELEDDHVTGHPRERRSGPSSPSRGNDSNVSSHVNLGESDELGGCSPTGSEHSSDLGMVERERVRQIFREWMSSGTGEQSSAPSPTTNGARAEWLGETEQERVRIIREMVQMNSQQRGPVLGDSREDQPAEVANQIERVLDGMVVNANCVQNEHARRGIRKLCGRQVWVDMLKMAERERQRELQGLMQHHAVSNFAHRNRIQALLRGRFLRNGVKDDKEKPTSSAATELGFLRERQTVSELREEFISRLDRSVSGQASTSHSETSSDTETDDSRGEQNNQDNINDADGGSDHNRDSHNSLDEVTDSRRSSNRSTSLEERTARVEGWQGQLPENIQSEWQRSDGDEFSQRRNDAEADLNIHQREDAASCSSSEQSLQSPEEIATTGPTIDLQEHLPENINLTFTLEEQSEEEILGNEESDWQLINGQWRDDAEEEADTNVPESFPNQFSQISSVDEDGEDHGPLQPTEMQADDSDLQSPVQDWSEEHSDEDTVSIGRAATFFPQDDDNGNMELRELSSRRRVSNLLQSGFRENLDQLIQSYVDRRSRDPVDWEEHETFPDPLLADEHTEQQADDAQSGGGGGQEVEAVESPPLSLPSPVIPVQAFWDHDRSNSSWPAHDMHQRIGMDWDSINDLRIDMGRIHQRMDNLQRMLEACMEMQLELQRSIRQEVSAAMHRSADSSGPSSSDAESYESKWEYVRKGICCICCESNIDSLLYRCGHMNTCEKCAKKLVEAGGKCPMCQAPVVEAVRAYSIL, from the exons ATGGCTATTGCTGGCCTGCAAAACATTTTGGCTATTAATTCATCCTTCCCTCGGGACACTAGACAAATGGAAACCGAAGGAAGACCGGGCGTCCGTGCATCCTCACTCCTACAGATGTGGAGGGAACTTGAGGATGACCACGTGACGGGTCATCCCCGTGAGAGAAGGAGTGGCCCTTCTTCCCCTTCGAGGGGAAATGACAGTAACGTTAGCAGTCATGTAAATCTGGGTGAGAGTGATGAACTTGGTGGATGCTCCCCTACCGGTAGCGAGCACTCTTCAGATCTTGGGATGGTTGAACGGGAAAGAGTTAGACAAATCTTTCGTGAGTGGATGAGCTCCGGGACGGGTGAACAATCATCTGCTCCTTCCCCTACTACTAACGGTGCAAGAGCGGAATGGCTTGGCGAAACGGAGCAGGAAAGGGTGAGGATCATCAGGGAGATGGTTCAGATGAATAGCCAGCAGAGAGGGCCTGTTCTTGGTGATTCCAGGGAAGATCAGCCTGCTGAAGTTGCTAATCAGATTGAAAGAGTGCTTGACGGAATGGTTGTTAATGCGAACTGCGTTCAGAACGAGCATGCTAGAAGAGGCATACGCAAGTTATGTGGTCGGCAAGTGTGGGTGGATATGTTAAAGATGGCTGAGAGGGAAAGGCAAAGAGAGCTGCAGGGGTTGATGCAGCATCATGCTGTATCAAACTTTGCTCATCGCAATCGCATTCAG GCATTGCTAAGGGGGAGGTTCTTACGAAATGGTGTCAAGGATGATAAAGAGAAACCAACATCATCTGCAGCTACTGAGTTGGGCTTTCTGAGAGAGAGGCAAACTGTATCTGAGCTGAG GGAGGAATTTATATCCAGACTAGACCGGTCTGTCTCTGGTCAAGCCAGCACTAGTCACTCGGAAACCTCATCGGACACTGAAACTGACGATAGTAGAGGTGAACAAAACAATCAAGATAACATCAATGATGCAGACGGTGGTTCAGATCATAATCGCGACAGCCATAACTCGCTGGATGAAGTAACTGATTCTAGACGCTCTAGTAATCGGAGTACAAGTCTGGAGGAAAGGACCGCACGTGTAGAAGGCTGGCAGGGGCAACTTCCTGAGAATATCCAAAGCGAATGGCAGCGGTCGGACGGTGATGAGTTTTCTCAAAGGAGAAATGATGCTGAAGCAGACCTGAATATCCATCAAAGGGAGGATGCTGCTAGCTGTTCATCTTCTGAACAGTCTCTGCAAAGTCCCGAAGAAATTGCCACTACTGGACCGACAATAGATCTACAGGAGCATCTGCCTGAGAACATCAATCTAACTTTCACCCTAGAGGAACAGTCTGAGGAGGAGATTCTGGGAAACGAAGAATCCGATTGGCAACTTATCAACGGCCAATGGAGGGATGATGCTGAAGAGGAGGCAGATACAAACGTTCCCGAGAGTTTTCCAAACCAGTTTTCCCAGATATCATCCGTGGATGAGGACGGAGAAGACCATGGTCCACTACAACCCACAGAGATGCAGGCTGATGATTCTGATCTTCAAAGCCCGGTACAAGACTGGTCTGAGGAACATTCTGATGAGGACACGGTCTCAATTGGAAGGGCGGCCACATTTTTTCCTCAGGATGATGATAATGGGAACATGGAACTCAGAGAACTCTCCAGCAG GAGACGTGTTTCAAATCTTCTTCAAAGCGGGTTTAGGGAAAATCTCGACCAGTTGATACAATCTTACGTGGACAGGCGAAGCCGAGATCCTGTCGACTGGGAAGAACACGAGACGTTCCCGGACCCCTTATTAGCCGATGAACACACAGAACAGCAAGCTGATGATGCTcagagtggtggtggtggtggtcaaGAAGTTGAAGCTGTTGAATCTCCTCCTTTATCTCTACCCTCTCCAGTGATTCCTGTTCAGGCCTTCTGGGACCATGATCGATCCAATTCAAGCTGGCCGGCACATGATATGCATCAGCGCATTGGAATG GATTGGGACTCGATCAACGATCTGAGGATCGACATGGGAAGGATACATCAAAGGATGGATAACCTCCAGAGGATGCTGGAGGCTTGCATGGAAATGCAACTCGAGCTACAACGCTCTATAAGGCAAGAGGTATCTGCGGCGATGCACCGCTCTGCCGATTCATCAG GTCCATCATCCAGTGACGCTGAGAGCTATGAGTCAAAATGGGAATACGTAAGGAAAGGGATCTGCTGCATATGCTGCGAGAGTAACATTGATTCCTTATTGTACAG atgcgGACATATGAACACTTGCGAGAAGTGTGCAAAGAAGCTAGTGGAAGCTGGAGGAAAATGTCCTATGTGTCAAGCCCCTGTGGTTGAGGCAGTTCGTGCTTACTCTATACTCTGA
- the LOC106392914 gene encoding uncharacterized protein LOC106392914 gives MVDLAQVGPRFTWTNCQDDNPISKKLDRVMVNSCWLNKFPQSYTTFESGGVFDHSRMHNLLRAAPQGNLKPFKFFNHTINHPRFLEVVGRVWNESAPIFHSRTALKRPQEKLKSLKFELRGLNRDKYGDIPGRMKQAYTDLCEKQNAAMMDPQSSTFEAASDAWEHWHHISGIEEQFFYQKSRVQWLGLGDRNSIFFHKVTQSLNVSNTIRRIVTADGHILTSLPEIKSEAVNHFEEFLNGSHETGMNVTQEEIRELVDYRCSFEEAALLMKLVTEMEIKDILFSIPQTKPRGLMNFPWNFIVFGKDVVAAIQLFFIFGFMPHSVNATLLSLVPKSADAEKMSDYRPIACCNVIYKVISKLLARRLKATLPEAIELNQCAFVEGRLLLENVLLATELVKDYHKLSVSSRSAIKLDISKAFDTIRWSFIEDTLRAMNYPDLFVTWIMRHIDTATFSVSVNGELEGFFSSSRGVRQGCSLSPYIYAIVSNVLSKLLNKAAVAGQIGYHPQCKEVNFTHLSFADDIVVFTNGSPDSLKGTLLVFEEFAHMSGFVSMLLSPRSSLQAEARRLLRVKQHLLSKSLWVQWVKQYLLRHDTFWDAKDTVIGSWVWRKLLRYRPLAKQFIRMNIQDGCTVRFWTDIWHPKGRLIKAMGEIGTQKLGIVRNAKICDVLVDGDWRFRRCRDPNFQALIANIKELQVQLVGNYSDTALWWKGEDSYDDRFISTTTWDLIRVRRDRVDWSRLIWFSQGVPRFAFITWLALRDRLSTGHRTSQWGSSSKLPLLW, from the exons ATGGTGGATCTAGCTCAGGTTGGTCCCCGCTTCACTTGGACGAATTGCCAAGATGATAATCCAATCAGTAAGAAGCTCGATCGTGTTATGGTGAATAGCTGTTGGTTGAATAAATTTCCGCAATCATACACCACATTTGAGTCTGGTGGTGTCTTTGATCACTCGCGTATGCACAACTTGCTTCGAGCGGCCCCGCAAGGCAACTTGAAGCCGTTCAAGTTCTTTAACCACACGATAAATCACCCTAGATTCTTGGAAGTGGTAGGGCGAGTATGGAACGAGTCGGCACCCATCTTTCATTCTCGAACTGCTTTAAAGCGTCCGCAAGAGAAACTGAAATCATTAAAGTTTGAGCTGCGAGGTCTCAACAGAGATAAGTATGGTGATATCCCTGGGAGGATGAAGCAGGCTTATACTGACTTGTGCGAGAAGCAGAATGCAGCAATGATGGATCCTCAGTCATCTACGTTTGAAGCAGCGTCGGATGCATGGGAACATTGGCATCACATCTCAGGTATTGAAGAACAATTCTTCTACCAAAAATCCAGAGTCCAATGGCTGGGATTAGGGGATAGGAACTCCATATTTTTCCACAAGGTAACCCAAAGTCTGAATGTAAGTAATACTATCAGGAGGATAGTCACAGCAGATGGGCACATACTTACCTCATTGCCGGAGATTAAAAGCGAAGCAGTAAATCATTTCGAAGAATTCTTAAATGGTTCTCATGAGACGGGGATGAATGTAACTCAGGAGGAGATTCGAGAATTAGTGGACTATAGATGCTCATTTGAGGAAGCTGCCTTGCTTATGAAGCTGGTTACAGAGATGGAGATTAAGGACATATTGTTCTCTATCCCGCAAACAAAGCCCCGGGGCCTGATGAATTTTCCATggaattttatagtttttgggAAGGACGTAGTGGCTGCAATACAATTGTTTTTCATATTTGGCTTCATGCCTCATAGTGTAAACGCCACCTTATTATCACTGGTTCCTAAGTCTGCAGATGCGGAGAAGATGAGTGATTACAGACCCATTGCCTGCTGTAACGTCATCTACAAGGTGATCTCTAAGCTTCTTGCCAGACGTTTGAAAGCTACCCTGCCAGAGGCAATTGAGCTGAATCAGTGTGCTTTCGTCGAGGGGCGATTGCTTTTGGAAAATGTCTTACTAGCTACTGAGTTGGTCAAGGACTATCACAAGCTGTCGGTTTCCTCTCGATCAGCTATTAAGCTTGACATCTCTAAGGCTTTTGACACTATCAGATGGTCCTTCATTGAAGACACCCTGAGAGCTATGAACTATCCGGATCTGTTTGTTACATGGATCATGAGACATATTGACACGGCAACATTCTCTGTGTCTGTGAATGGAGAATTAGAGGGTTTCTTCTCAAGCTCGCGTGGAGTTCGACAAGGCTGCTCACTGTCACCCTATATCTATGCCATTGTAAGCAATGTTCTATCTAAACTCCTCAACAAGGCTGCTGTGGCGGGGCAGATTGGGTATCACCCTCAGTGCAAGGAAGTTAACTTTACCCATCTAAGCTTCGCTGACGATATCGTCGTCTTCACTAATGGATCTCCGGATTCGCTCAAGGGTACATTGCTGGTGTTTGAGGAATTTGCGCATATGTCAGGCTTCGTATCAATGCTGCTAAGTCCACGATCTTCGCTGCAGGCAGAGGCAAGGCGGCTCTTGAGAGTGAAGCAGCACTTGCTG TCAAAATCACTATGGGTTCAGTGGGTGAAACAATATCTACTTCGCCATGATACTTTTTGGGATGCTAAAGATACTGTCATAGGGTCTTGGGTCTGGAGGAAACTTCTGAGATATCGGCCGTTGGCTAAGCAGTTTATTAGAATGAATATTCAAGATGGGTGTACTGTAAGATTCTGGACAGACATTTGGCACCCTAAAGGCAGATTGATTAAAGCTATGGGAGAGATTGGAACCCAGAAGTTAGGGATTGTGAGAAATGCGAAGATATGTGATGTTTTGGTAGATGGTGATTGGAGATTCCGCAGATGTCGTGATCCTAATTTTCAGGCGCTTATTGCAAACATCAAAGAGCTTCAGGTGCAGCTTGTGGGAAATTACTCAGATACAGCCCTTTGGTGGAAGGGTGAGGACTCTTACGATGATAGATTTATCTCCACTACTACATGGGATCTGATACGGGTCCGACGTGACAGAGTGGACTGGAGTAGGCTGATCTGGTTTTCGCAGGGTGTTCCACGGTTTGCATTCATCACCTGGCTAGCTCTCAGGGATAGACTGTCTACTGGTCATCGAACTAGTCAATGGGGGTCATCCTCAAAGCTGCCTCTATTGTGGTGA